Proteins encoded together in one Polaribacter reichenbachii window:
- a CDS encoding leucine--tRNA ligase gives MQYNHKEIEKNWQKFWADNQTFKASNESEKPKYYVLDMFPYPSGAGLHVGHPLGYIASDIYARYKRHKGFNVLHPQGYDSFGLPAEQYAIQTGQHPAKTTEANIKTYRRQLDQIGFSFDWSREVRTSNPEYYKWTQWIFIQLFNSWYNKDTDKAEDISTLEKVFKKEGNATVNAVCDEDVTIFSADEWKAFSKTEQEEILLQYRLTFLSDTEVNWCPALGTVLANDEIVNGVSERGGHPVIRKKMTQWSMRISAYAQRLLDGLEKIDWPQPLKDSQTNWIGRSQGAMVTFKVEAKTEKSSSEVKLSYKELEDLKELRQNLTKAETTLWNELKNKKGASKFRKKYTVGAFLVDYVCIAKNLIVEFSGKEDEAARTEFFHKEGFNVIRFTDEEVLQNVVKVVSEINFAIQFPKVIDNVESKKEVTSNSEEESYKIDVFTTRPDTIYGVSFMTLAPEHELVSKITTDAQKAEVEAYVKATAKRSERDRMADVKTISGAFTGAYAIHPFSGEKVQIWIGDYVLASYGTGAVMAVPCGDQRDYDFAKHFNIPIPNIFEGVDISEAAHADKEGTVIANSDFLSGLKYKKALKLAIYEMEKRGFGYGKINYRLRDAVFSRQRYWGEPFPVYYKDGMPQMIDEKHLPIVLPEVEKYLPTEDGKPPLGNATEWAWDSRNKKVVSNEKLKNKTVYPLELNTMPGWAGSSWYFNRYMDAKNSDEFASKENLEYWKEVDLYIGGSEHATGHLLYARFWQKFLFDKGIVPVDEFAKKLINQGMILGTSAFVYKADAFVKSGCSLSSSFDDIKAKIPSIFVSKELFTTDDEFENVVIEYLLNQKIVNQQESELLTIIRSNIHSDVSLVNASDELDIEGFKNHPLNVDYKDAEFILEDGVYKVGREVEKMSKSKYNVVNPDDIVAEYGADALRMFEMFLGPLEQTKPWKTSGISGVSSFLKKLWKLYFTDDNFDVSEENATKDELKTLHKTIKKVEEDIENFSFNTSVSTFMIAVNELTALKCNKREILEPLLVLLSPYAPHITEELWSKLGHTESISTVSFPVFEPKHLVESAKNYPISFNGKMRFTLELPLDLSKEEIEKTVMAHEKTQAQLQGRTPKKVIIVPGKIVNIVG, from the coding sequence ATGCAATATAATCATAAAGAGATCGAAAAGAATTGGCAAAAATTTTGGGCTGATAACCAAACTTTTAAAGCCAGCAATGAAAGTGAAAAACCTAAATATTATGTGTTAGATATGTTTCCTTATCCATCAGGAGCAGGTTTACATGTTGGGCATCCTTTAGGATATATTGCAAGCGATATTTATGCACGTTACAAGCGCCATAAAGGCTTTAATGTATTGCATCCACAAGGTTACGATTCTTTTGGTTTGCCTGCAGAGCAATATGCTATTCAAACTGGGCAACATCCTGCAAAAACAACAGAAGCAAACATTAAAACATATAGAAGACAATTAGATCAAATTGGTTTTTCTTTTGATTGGAGCAGAGAAGTACGTACTTCAAATCCTGAATATTATAAATGGACGCAATGGATTTTTATTCAATTATTTAATTCTTGGTATAATAAAGATACAGATAAGGCAGAAGATATTTCAACTTTAGAAAAAGTATTTAAGAAAGAAGGAAATGCAACTGTAAATGCAGTTTGTGATGAAGATGTTACTATTTTTTCTGCGGATGAATGGAAAGCATTCTCAAAAACAGAACAAGAAGAAATTTTATTACAATATCGTTTAACATTTTTGTCTGATACAGAAGTAAACTGGTGTCCTGCTTTAGGAACAGTTTTAGCCAATGATGAGATTGTAAACGGAGTTTCAGAACGTGGAGGTCATCCTGTAATTCGTAAGAAAATGACACAATGGTCTATGCGAATTTCTGCTTACGCTCAACGTTTATTAGACGGATTAGAAAAAATAGATTGGCCACAACCTTTAAAAGATTCTCAAACGAATTGGATTGGGCGATCGCAAGGAGCAATGGTTACTTTTAAAGTAGAAGCTAAAACAGAAAAATCTAGTTCAGAGGTTAAATTATCTTACAAAGAATTAGAAGATCTAAAAGAGTTAAGACAAAATTTGACTAAAGCAGAAACTACACTTTGGAACGAATTAAAAAATAAAAAAGGAGCATCAAAATTTAGAAAAAAATATACAGTTGGTGCTTTTTTGGTAGATTATGTTTGTATTGCAAAAAACTTAATTGTTGAGTTTTCTGGTAAAGAAGATGAAGCAGCAAGAACAGAATTCTTCCATAAAGAAGGATTTAACGTTATTCGTTTTACTGATGAAGAGGTTTTACAAAATGTTGTAAAAGTAGTTTCTGAAATTAATTTTGCAATTCAATTTCCTAAAGTAATTGATAATGTCGAGAGTAAAAAAGAGGTTACTTCTAATTCTGAAGAAGAATCTTACAAAATAGATGTTTTTACAACGCGTCCAGACACAATTTACGGAGTTTCGTTTATGACGTTGGCTCCAGAACACGAGTTGGTTTCTAAAATTACAACTGATGCTCAAAAAGCAGAAGTTGAAGCATATGTAAAAGCAACTGCAAAACGTTCTGAACGTGATAGAATGGCCGATGTTAAAACCATTTCTGGTGCATTTACAGGAGCGTATGCAATTCACCCTTTTTCTGGAGAAAAAGTACAAATTTGGATTGGAGATTACGTTTTAGCATCTTATGGTACAGGAGCTGTAATGGCTGTTCCTTGTGGAGATCAGCGTGATTATGATTTTGCAAAACATTTTAATATTCCTATTCCTAATATTTTTGAAGGTGTAGATATTTCTGAAGCTGCACATGCAGATAAAGAAGGAACTGTAATTGCAAATTCAGACTTTTTATCAGGATTAAAATATAAGAAAGCCTTAAAATTAGCCATTTACGAAATGGAAAAAAGAGGTTTTGGTTACGGAAAAATAAACTACAGATTGCGTGATGCTGTGTTTAGCAGACAACGTTATTGGGGAGAGCCTTTTCCTGTGTATTACAAAGACGGAATGCCGCAAATGATTGACGAAAAACACTTGCCAATTGTTTTGCCAGAAGTAGAAAAATACTTGCCAACTGAAGATGGAAAACCACCTTTAGGAAACGCAACTGAATGGGCTTGGGATTCTCGTAACAAGAAAGTTGTTTCGAACGAAAAACTAAAAAACAAAACAGTTTATCCGTTAGAATTAAACACAATGCCGGGTTGGGCTGGTTCTTCTTGGTATTTTAATAGATATATGGATGCTAAGAATTCTGATGAGTTTGCTAGTAAAGAAAATTTAGAATATTGGAAAGAAGTAGATTTATATATAGGTGGTTCTGAGCATGCAACAGGTCATTTATTATATGCTCGTTTTTGGCAAAAATTCTTGTTTGATAAAGGAATTGTTCCTGTAGATGAGTTTGCAAAAAAGCTGATAAACCAAGGAATGATTTTAGGTACTTCTGCTTTTGTTTATAAAGCTGATGCATTTGTAAAATCAGGTTGTTCTTTAAGTAGTTCTTTTGATGATATTAAGGCTAAAATTCCTTCAATATTTGTATCTAAAGAATTATTTACAACAGATGATGAATTTGAAAATGTAGTAATAGAATACTTATTAAATCAGAAAATTGTTAATCAACAAGAATCAGAATTATTAACCATTATTAGAAGTAATATACATTCTGATGTTTCATTAGTTAATGCTTCTGATGAATTAGATATTGAAGGGTTTAAAAATCATCCTTTAAATGTTGATTATAAAGATGCTGAATTTATTCTTGAAGATGGAGTTTATAAAGTTGGTAGAGAAGTAGAAAAAATGTCTAAATCAAAATACAATGTTGTAAATCCTGATGATATTGTTGCAGAATATGGTGCAGATGCTTTAAGAATGTTCGAAATGTTTTTAGGGCCACTAGAACAAACCAAACCTTGGAAAACTTCTGGTATTTCTGGAGTTTCATCATTCTTAAAGAAATTATGGAAATTGTATTTTACTGATGATAATTTTGATGTTTCTGAAGAAAATGCAACCAAAGACGAGTTAAAAACTTTACATAAAACCATTAAAAAAGTAGAAGAAGATATAGAGAATTTCTCTTTTAATACGTCTGTATCTACTTTTATGATTGCTGTAAATGAGTTAACAGCTTTAAAATGTAATAAACGAGAAATTTTAGAACCATTGTTGGTTTTATTATCGCCTTATGCACCACACATTACAGAAGAATTGTGGAGTAAACTAGGGCATACAGAAAGTATTTCTACAGTTTCTTTTCCGGTTTTCGAACCAAAACATTTGGTTGAGAGTGCTAAGAATTATCCGATTTCTTTTAATGGTAAAATGCGTTTTACTTTAGAATTACCTTTAGATTTATCTAAAGAAGAAATTGAAAAAACGGTAATGGCTCATGAAAAAACGCAAGCACAATTACAAGGTAGAACTCCTAAAAAAGTAATTATTGTGCCTGGAAAAATAGTAAATATTGTAGGTTAA
- a CDS encoding SemiSWEET family sugar transporter, which yields MISNFEIIGLVAAVITTSSFLPQVFKAYKTKDTKSLSLTMYVALFIGTVMWMIYGIYLKSLSIILANAITALSTLYLVILILKHKK from the coding sequence GTGATAAGTAATTTTGAAATTATAGGTTTAGTTGCTGCAGTTATTACAACTTCGTCTTTTTTGCCTCAAGTTTTTAAAGCATACAAAACCAAAGACACAAAATCGCTGTCTTTAACTATGTATGTAGCACTTTTTATAGGTACTGTAATGTGGATGATTTATGGTATTTATTTAAAAAGTTTGTCTATCATTTTAGCAAATGCTATAACAGCGCTATCAACGCTTTATTTGGTAATTTTAATTTTAAAACACAAGAAATAA
- a CDS encoding PepSY domain-containing protein: MKRRVHRFTRKTHRYLGLFIGIQFLFWTIGGLYFSWNDMDDVHGETLLDKTEHTFSFSYNEPVRKLLQFLEDTEAKPIKNIEAIVVNKDSLLRVTRSNDILFLNLNKNKYRVRKALTKEESIAFVKSRLYNAMPIKSTKFLTEKEIANKHEYRGNPLPVFAITLEHETNTTVYVHPNTAKITKVRNDNWRKFDFLWMLHVMDFETRDHITNWVLRVFSVLGLLTILSGFYLFFISSPTLRKWREKLKS, encoded by the coding sequence ATGAAAAGAAGAGTACACAGATTTACAAGAAAAACACATCGTTATTTAGGCTTATTTATTGGCATACAATTTCTTTTTTGGACAATTGGAGGTTTATATTTTAGTTGGAATGATATGGATGATGTTCATGGAGAAACTTTATTAGACAAAACTGAACATACTTTTAGTTTTTCTTATAACGAACCTGTAAGAAAACTTTTGCAGTTTTTAGAAGATACAGAGGCAAAACCGATTAAAAACATAGAAGCCATTGTTGTAAATAAAGATAGTTTATTACGTGTAACAAGAAGTAATGATATTCTGTTTTTAAATTTAAATAAGAACAAATACAGAGTTCGAAAAGCATTAACCAAAGAAGAAAGTATTGCCTTTGTAAAGAGCAGATTGTATAATGCAATGCCAATAAAAAGTACTAAATTCTTAACAGAAAAAGAGATTGCCAATAAACACGAATATAGAGGAAACCCTTTACCAGTATTTGCAATAACCTTAGAACACGAAACCAATACTACAGTTTATGTGCATCCTAATACAGCAAAAATCACCAAAGTTAGAAATGATAATTGGCGTAAATTCGATTTTCTGTGGATGTTACATGTTATGGATTTTGAAACCAGAGATCATATAACGAATTGGGTGTTAAGAGTTTTTTCTGTATTAGGTTTGCTAACTATTTTATCTGGCTTTTATTTGTTTTTTATAAGTTCGCCAACACTTAGAAAATGGAGGGAAAAATTAAAAAGCTAA
- a CDS encoding enoyl-CoA hydratase/isomerase family protein, translating into MTTLRQNGSLFTNIQNNIATIEFGHPASNSFPSELLDRLTKEFNKLSLNDEIVVIILKSEGEKAFCAGASFDELVAISNLEEGEKFFAGFANVINAMRTCSKLIVGRVQGKIVGGGVGLASACDYVLATEAASIKLSELTIGIGPFVIEPAVKRKIGLAALSELTLDATSWKNAYWAKEKGLYAKVFESIKELDDEVDVFAQKLASYNPSALAKMKKVLWQNTNNWDALLLERAKISGELVLSEFTKTALAKFSKK; encoded by the coding sequence ATGACTACTTTAAGGCAAAATGGAAGTTTATTTACTAACATTCAAAACAATATTGCTACCATAGAATTTGGTCATCCTGCAAGTAACTCTTTTCCAAGTGAACTGTTAGATAGGTTAACCAAAGAATTCAATAAACTTTCTTTAAATGATGAAATTGTGGTTATCATTCTAAAATCTGAAGGAGAAAAAGCATTTTGTGCAGGTGCTTCTTTTGATGAATTAGTTGCCATTTCTAATCTAGAAGAAGGCGAAAAATTCTTTGCTGGTTTTGCAAATGTTATCAATGCAATGCGAACTTGTAGTAAGTTAATTGTTGGTAGAGTGCAAGGTAAAATTGTTGGTGGTGGAGTAGGTTTAGCATCTGCTTGCGATTATGTTTTGGCAACAGAAGCAGCATCTATAAAATTATCAGAATTAACCATTGGTATTGGGCCTTTTGTAATAGAACCTGCTGTAAAACGTAAAATAGGTTTAGCAGCGTTGTCAGAATTAACTTTAGATGCTACTTCTTGGAAAAATGCATATTGGGCAAAAGAAAAAGGTTTGTATGCAAAGGTTTTTGAAAGTATTAAAGAATTAGATGATGAGGTTGATGTGTTTGCCCAAAAATTAGCTAGTTATAATCCATCTGCTTTAGCTAAAATGAAAAAAGTATTGTGGCAAAACACCAATAATTGGGATGCTCTCTTATTAGAAAGAGCAAAAATTTCAGGAGAATTAGTATTATCAGAATTTACAAAAACAGCATTAGCTAAATTTTCAAAAAAGTAA
- a CDS encoding MOSC domain-containing protein, whose amino-acid sequence MKIVSTNIGERKEITYKNKKVVTGIFKFPVDEPIFLDIEEVKGDEISDREHHGGVKQAVYGYSLKHYDFWRPKYPELDWSLGMFGENLTVDDLDETKIKTGDIFKVGDAILEATVQRSPCYKLGIRFNNMKIIKQFWNTTFCGVYFKVLQIGFVKTGDEFVKIKSSPENPAIADLLIKKKKEKGI is encoded by the coding sequence ATGAAAATTGTATCAACAAATATTGGAGAACGAAAAGAAATCACTTACAAAAATAAAAAAGTGGTTACAGGTATTTTTAAGTTCCCTGTTGATGAACCTATTTTTTTAGATATAGAAGAAGTTAAGGGTGATGAAATTTCTGATAGAGAACATCATGGAGGTGTAAAACAAGCAGTTTACGGTTATTCTTTAAAACATTATGATTTTTGGAGACCTAAATATCCAGAACTAGATTGGAGTTTGGGTATGTTTGGCGAAAACTTAACGGTTGATGATCTTGATGAAACAAAAATTAAAACTGGCGATATTTTTAAGGTTGGTGATGCAATTCTAGAAGCTACAGTGCAAAGAAGTCCTTGTTATAAATTAGGTATTCGTTTTAATAACATGAAAATCATAAAACAATTTTGGAATACAACTTTTTGTGGTGTATATTTCAAAGTGTTACAAATAGGGTTTGTTAAAACTGGAGACGAGTTTGTAAAGATTAAAAGTAGCCCAGAAAACCCTGCTATTGCAGATTTATTAATCAAAAAGAAAAAAGAAAAAGGGATTTAA
- the cyoE gene encoding heme o synthase, translating to MNSTAITETRTSMHTLLSDLKQLTKVGLSFSVVFSSVAGYLLAVDIINYTTLFLLAVGGFFMVGASNTFNQIIEKDTDAIMQRTKNRPLPTGRMSVNFALTIAILLTVLGLSILYSINPKTALFGAISIFIYTSVYTPLKSVTPLTVFVGAIPGAIPFMLGWVAATNEFGIEAGFLFMIQFFWQFPHFWSIGWLQFEEYKKAGFNMLPMNTKDKGAVKQIIFYTAIMILVSISPVLKVSGRFYIYPISAVIVAIFGFIMLYYGIKLHKSEDNTDARKLMLASVLYITMVQVVYVVDKFLH from the coding sequence ATGAATTCAACAGCAATTACAGAGACAAGAACTTCAATGCATACACTTTTATCCGATTTAAAACAGCTTACTAAGGTTGGTCTGTCTTTTAGTGTGGTTTTTTCTTCTGTTGCAGGTTATTTATTGGCTGTAGATATTATTAATTATACTACACTCTTTTTGTTAGCAGTAGGTGGTTTTTTTATGGTTGGTGCATCAAATACATTCAATCAAATTATAGAAAAAGACACCGATGCAATTATGCAACGTACAAAAAACAGACCATTGCCAACTGGCAGAATGTCTGTAAATTTTGCTTTAACCATTGCGATATTACTTACAGTTTTAGGGCTTTCAATTTTATATAGTATCAATCCTAAAACAGCTTTGTTTGGTGCAATTTCTATATTTATATATACGTCTGTTTATACACCTTTAAAATCGGTAACACCATTAACTGTTTTTGTAGGAGCAATTCCAGGAGCAATACCTTTTATGTTAGGTTGGGTTGCTGCAACTAATGAGTTTGGTATAGAAGCAGGTTTTTTATTTATGATTCAGTTTTTCTGGCAATTTCCACACTTTTGGTCTATTGGTTGGTTACAATTCGAAGAATATAAAAAAGCAGGTTTTAATATGTTGCCAATGAATACTAAAGACAAAGGCGCTGTAAAACAAATTATTTTTTATACGGCAATAATGATTTTAGTATCAATATCGCCAGTTTTAAAAGTATCTGGGCGTTTTTATATTTACCCAATATCTGCAGTAATCGTTGCAATATTTGGTTTTATAATGTTATATTATGGTATAAAGTTGCATAAATCTGAAGACAATACAGATGCTAGAAAATTAATGCTTGCCAGTGTTTTATATATTACAATGGTACAAGTTGTTTATGTAGTTGATAAATTTTTACATTAA
- a CDS encoding cytochrome c oxidase subunit 3 — MIEEQALEQEYVAAKKKSAKPMLWVSMISMVMFFAGLTSAYVISMKRDDWVSFDLPQAFYISTFLIVASSVTLFFSQRFLKQDKRQLSLIMVVLTLFLGLGFIWQQYIGFNQLKSIGLFFTGPESTVSTSFIIGITFMHVLHLIAGVIVLFVVIYNHFKYKYKSDDMLGFELGAIFWHFVDILWIYLFFFFSFIK; from the coding sequence ATGATAGAAGAACAAGCTTTAGAGCAAGAATATGTAGCAGCTAAAAAGAAATCAGCAAAACCAATGTTGTGGGTTTCAATGATTAGTATGGTAATGTTTTTTGCAGGATTAACAAGTGCTTATGTTATAAGTATGAAACGTGATGACTGGGTTTCTTTTGATTTACCTCAGGCATTTTATATTAGTACGTTTTTAATTGTAGCAAGTAGCGTAACTTTATTTTTTTCGCAAAGATTTTTAAAACAAGATAAAAGACAACTATCTTTAATAATGGTAGTTTTAACCCTGTTTTTAGGACTTGGTTTTATTTGGCAACAATATATAGGCTTTAATCAATTAAAAAGTATTGGATTGTTTTTTACTGGACCAGAAAGTACAGTATCTACATCTTTTATAATTGGTATAACATTTATGCACGTTTTACACCTTATTGCAGGGGTAATTGTGCTTTTTGTTGTTATTTATAATCATTTTAAATACAAATACAAATCGGATGATATGCTTGGTTTTGAACTAGGTGCAATTTTCTGGCATTTTGTAGATATACTATGGATTTATCTATTTTTCTTTTTCTCTTTTATTAAGTGA
- a CDS encoding cytochrome c oxidase subunit 3 has translation MEANIAIPSDGKNTWSGGSVRPFGASYGKMMMWFFIVSDALTFSGFLAAYGLTRFKFIDSWPIADEVFTHIPFIHGEFPMYYVAFMTFVLIFSSVTMVLAVDAGHKMQKNKVAWYMFATIIGGLIFVGSQAWEWNTFIKGSYGAVKTTDGKVLQFVKDGHQIALSDFVVGDRMDHRESNTKKNGLWFESGEDVAQYSVAQILASYKADPSVQIRSEQIDLDKKQKIVLSREKGLSELSKGKMVLEGANLKANEYGNTIFADFFFFITGFHGFHVLSGIIINIIIFFNVILGTYEKRGHYEMVEKVGLYWHFVDLVWVFVFTFFYLV, from the coding sequence ATGGAAGCAAATATTGCTATACCTTCAGACGGAAAAAATACTTGGAGTGGTGGTTCAGTAAGACCATTTGGTGCAAGTTATGGTAAAATGATGATGTGGTTTTTTATCGTTTCTGATGCATTAACCTTTTCAGGATTTTTAGCGGCTTATGGTTTAACTCGTTTTAAATTTATTGACTCATGGCCAATTGCGGATGAAGTTTTTACACACATCCCGTTTATTCATGGAGAATTCCCAATGTATTATGTCGCTTTTATGACATTTGTACTTATTTTCTCTTCAGTTACTATGGTTTTAGCAGTAGATGCTGGGCATAAAATGCAAAAAAATAAAGTAGCTTGGTATATGTTTGCTACTATTATTGGAGGTTTAATATTTGTTGGCTCTCAAGCTTGGGAGTGGAATACCTTTATAAAAGGTTCTTATGGAGCTGTTAAAACTACAGATGGTAAAGTTTTACAATTTGTAAAAGATGGGCACCAAATAGCATTATCAGATTTTGTGGTTGGTGATAGAATGGATCATAGAGAATCTAACACTAAAAAGAATGGTTTGTGGTTCGAAAGTGGCGAAGATGTTGCACAGTATTCTGTAGCACAAATTTTAGCTTCTTATAAAGCAGATCCATCAGTACAAATTAGAAGCGAGCAAATAGATTTAGATAAAAAACAGAAAATTGTTTTATCTAGAGAAAAAGGGCTTTCAGAATTGTCTAAAGGTAAAATGGTACTAGAAGGTGCAAACCTTAAAGCGAATGAATATGGAAATACAATCTTTGCAGATTTCTTTTTCTTTATTACAGGTTTTCACGGTTTTCACGTATTGTCTGGTATTATAATTAACATAATCATTTTCTTTAATGTTATTCTTGGGACTTACGAGAAAAGAGGACATTATGAAATGGTAGAAAAAGTAGGTTTATATTGGCACTTTGTAGATTTAGTTTGGGTATTTGTATTCACATTCTTCTATTTAGTTTAA
- a CDS encoding cytochrome C oxidase subunit IV family protein: MAHAHAHESNVKRIWMVFGLLSVVTIVEVGLGIVKPGFLHLTSFLGTSPLNWIFIILTLFKAYYITWTFMHMEGEKKWFRRSVVWTAVFLICYLVTLLLIEGDYLYETLGPLVKW, from the coding sequence ATGGCACACGCACACGCACACGAATCTAATGTAAAAAGAATATGGATGGTATTTGGTTTACTATCTGTAGTTACTATTGTAGAAGTAGGTTTAGGTATTGTAAAACCAGGTTTTTTACACTTAACTAGTTTTTTAGGTACAAGTCCTTTAAACTGGATATTTATCATACTAACTTTGTTTAAAGCATATTATATTACTTGGACTTTCATGCACATGGAAGGAGAGAAAAAATGGTTTAGACGTTCTGTAGTTTGGACCGCAGTTTTCTTAATCTGTTACTTAGTAACATTACTCTTAATAGAAGGAGACTATTTATACGAAACATTAGGGCCACTTGTAAAATGGTAA
- a CDS encoding SCO family protein, giving the protein MRKKYSYVGIAFIILLFGIYTVPKVVNRFQDSGLVKFDKVPNFEFINQEGQTITNKSYEGKVYVVEFFFSTCPTICPLMNKKMLTLQDAFFGNPEFGIASISITPEIDSPKILKDYAQDNGINHKNWHLLTGKSEDVVYALSNKGFKLYAGKGDESHAGFEHSGLFALVDKDGYIRSRKDEFGNPIMYYRALQEQTFPDQIKELKEDIKLLLNE; this is encoded by the coding sequence ATGAGAAAAAAGTATTCTTACGTAGGTATTGCATTTATAATATTATTGTTTGGTATTTATACCGTGCCAAAGGTGGTAAATCGTTTTCAAGATTCTGGTTTGGTAAAGTTTGATAAAGTGCCGAATTTTGAATTCATAAACCAAGAAGGGCAAACAATTACCAATAAATCTTACGAAGGCAAAGTATATGTGGTAGAATTTTTCTTTTCTACTTGTCCTACTATTTGCCCTTTAATGAATAAAAAAATGCTAACCTTACAAGATGCATTTTTTGGTAATCCAGAATTCGGAATCGCATCAATTTCAATAACTCCAGAAATTGATTCTCCCAAAATTCTAAAAGATTATGCACAAGACAATGGAATTAACCATAAAAATTGGCATTTGCTAACAGGTAAATCAGAAGATGTTGTATATGCATTATCTAACAAAGGTTTTAAACTTTATGCAGGTAAAGGAGATGAATCTCATGCAGGTTTTGAGCACTCTGGTTTATTTGCTTTGGTTGATAAGGATGGTTATATAAGATCTAGAAAAGATGAATTTGGAAACCCGATAATGTATTATAGAGCTTTACAAGAGCAAACTTTTCCAGATCAAATTAAAGAATTAAAAGAAGATATTAAATTATTATTGAATGAGTAA
- a CDS encoding DUF420 domain-containing protein codes for MSNTEMNSAESLAEEKKYKKIITVLSIIIPLAVAALFGVNLRQLGFDVEPLTFLPPIYATINGVTAVLLVAAVVAIKKGNRKLHEQLNSFAIACSLAFLLMYIAYHMTSDSTSFGGEGVVKYVYYFILVTHIVLSVIVIPFVLITYMKAKLGKFVDHKKIAKKTFPLWLYVAVTGVIVYLMISPYYVS; via the coding sequence ATGAGTAATACTGAAATGAATTCAGCAGAAAGTCTTGCAGAAGAAAAAAAATATAAAAAGATCATAACAGTTTTATCTATAATTATTCCTTTAGCTGTTGCTGCCTTATTTGGCGTTAATTTAAGACAATTAGGTTTCGATGTAGAGCCTTTAACTTTTCTACCACCTATTTATGCTACTATCAATGGTGTAACAGCAGTACTTTTGGTAGCTGCAGTAGTTGCTATTAAAAAAGGTAACAGAAAATTACATGAACAATTAAATTCATTTGCAATTGCGTGTTCTTTAGCTTTTTTATTGATGTATATCGCTTATCATATGACATCAGATTCAACATCTTTTGGTGGAGAAGGTGTAGTTAAATATGTGTATTATTTTATTTTAGTAACGCATATTGTTTTATCAGTAATTGTAATTCCGTTTGTTTTAATTACTTATATGAAAGCAAAATTGGGTAAATTTGTAGACCATAAGAAAATTGCCAAAAAAACTTTTCCTTTATGGTTGTATGTAGCTGTTACTGGTGTAATAGTTTATCTAATGATTTCTCCTTACTATGTTTCATAA